One window from the genome of Podospora pseudocomata strain CBS 415.72m chromosome 6, whole genome shotgun sequence encodes:
- a CDS encoding hypothetical protein (EggNog:ENOG503NYM6; COG:U), producing MPSPGEETWKDHWKCFVACGIIVLSPFQYGVDFGLIGGLQAMVGFLKIYGHPAPDTAIGWNLDTTRQQLISSLMTLGAFISSGTAGIVATYVSRRQCLWAACALCCVSNVIMMATEDIGALYAGRFLIGLANGYFMTFSQLYIQESSPARYRGWFLTAFQFFTSFGTLIGTIIDWATAKRPDKSAYLIPLGMIYIIPVIMTVALFFIPESPRWLILRGDYEQGVKALRWLRPVGADVDAEGAEIKAAIDREKELSSSISVMDMFKNPIDRRRTGLAVGAVLLQAASGSMFVIAYKAYFLAMSKVSDPFAMSNVLSAMGILAIFLNSLVVVRWGRRRVILTTGLAICGILQLIIAVVYHILGATNTTGIVLVALTCVYMMTYNGMISTYAWLAGGEIPSQRLRSYTFGLAAAVGFFGAWLTTFTAPYFINPASLAWGPKYGFIWFPSCIIGVLWVLFFLPETKGRTLEEIDEMFEAKLPARKFRHHICVGHVNTAEKIDDRASEKTPTEVQHAEVKA from the exons atgcCGTCTCCAGGAGAAGAAACGTGGAAGGATCACTGGAAGTGCTTCGTGGCATGTGGTATCATTGTACTCTCGCCATTCCAGTATGGCGTGGACTTTGGTCTCATCGGTGGTCTGCAGGCCATGGTTGGCTTCCTCAAG ATCTACGGTCATCCAGCCCCCGACACCGCCATCGGATGGAACCTCGATACGACAAGACAGCAATTGATATCGAGTCTCATGACCCTTGGCGCCTTCATCTCGTCCGGAACGGCAGGCATCGTGGCCACGTACGTGAGCAGAAGGCAGTGTCTCTGGGCTGCTTGCGCTCTGTGCTGCGTCAGCAATGTGATCATGATGGCTACTGAGGACATTGGCGCGCTCTATGCTGGCCGCTTCCTCATTGGGTTAGCCAATGGATATTTCATGACCTTCAGCCAGCTGTATATCCAGGAATCGAGTCCTGCCAGATACAGGGGTTGGTTCTTGACCGCCTTCCAGTTCTTCACTTCCTTT GGTACTCTGATCGGCACCATCATCGACTGGGCCACCGCTAAGCGCCCCGACAAGTCCGCCTACTTGATTCCCCTCGGCATGATCTACATCATCCCTGTCATCATGACCGtcgccctcttcttcatccccgaGTCCCCCCGCTGGCTCATACTCCGAGGCGACTACGAGCAGGGTGTTAAGGCTCTCCGGTGGTTGCGTCCTGTTGGCGCCGATGTCGATGCCGAAGGTGCCGAAATCAAAGCCGCCATCGacagggagaaggagctcagcagcagcatcagcgtCATGGACATGTTCAAGAACCCCATCGACAGAAGACGCACTGGTCTCGCCGTTGGTGCTGTCCTCTTGCAAGCCGCCTCCGGTTCCATGTTCGTCATCGCCTACAAGGCCTACTTCCTCGCCATGTCCAAGGTCTCGGACCCGTTTGCTATGAGCAACGTCCTCTCCGCCATGGGTATCCTCGCCATATTCTTGAACAGCTTGGTAGTCGTCCGCTGGGGCAGACGCCgcgtcatcctcaccaccggtCTGGCCATCTGCGGTATTCTTCAGCTGATCATCGCTGTTGTCTACCATATCCTGGGCGCAACCAATACCACCGGAATCGTTCTGGTAGCCCTAACCTGCGTCTACATGATGACCTACAACGGCATGATCTCCACCTACGCCTGGCTCGCAGGCGGAGAGATCCCCTCTCAGCGTCTCAGAAGCTACACTTTCggtctcgccgccgccgttggtTTCTTCGGCGCCTGGCTCACAACTTTTACAGCGCCATATTTCATCAATCCTGCCTCTCTCGCGTGGGGTCCCAAGTATGGCTTCATCTGGTTCCCCAGCTGCATTATCGGTGTGCTCTGGGTtctgttcttcttgcccgAGACCAAGGGCCGCACCCTCGAGGAGATTGACGAGATGTTTGAGGCCAAGTTGCCTGCGCGCAAGTTCAGACACCACATCTGTGTTGGCCATGTGAATACTGCCGAGAAAATTGATGATCGCGCTTCGGAAAAG ACACCCACCGAGGTTCAACATGCCGAAGTGAAGGCTTAA
- a CDS encoding hypothetical protein (COG:G; BUSCO:EOG09264GQZ; EggNog:ENOG503NXDZ) gives MSTGAFSIDQLMELAGLSVSQVVYRVHPINKGRRVLVAVGPGNNGGDGLVAARHLRHYGYQPTIYYPKRSKNELYQRLAKQLEDLDVLFVDDFPKALSSADHVVDAIFGFSFSGEVREPFPAVINAMAETQVPVTSVDAPSSWDIEEGPPKSGVGSNFHPNFLISLTAPKPLVKHFKGRHFIGGRFVTPAIAAKYDFDVPEYEGLDQVVEVGPSGQKL, from the exons ATGAGCACAGGCGCCTTCTCCATCGACCAGCTCATGGAGCTCGCAGGACTGTCTGTATCCCAGGTTG TGTACCGCGTCCATCCCATCAACAAAGGCCGCAGGGTTCTGGTCGCTGTCGGCCCTGGCAACAATG GGGGTGACGGTCTTGTGGCAGCCCGACATCTGCGCCATTACGGTTATCAACCAACCATTTACTACCCCAAACGCAGCAAAAACGAGCTTTACCAG CGCCTCGCCAAACAGTTGGAAGACCTGGATGTTCTCTTCGTCGACGATTTCCCCAAGGCGTTGAGCTCGGCTGATCACGTTGTCGATGCTATTTTTG GTTTCAGTTTCTCTGGAGAAGTTCGAGAGCCGTTCCCAGCCGTCATCAACGCAATGGCGGAGACCCAGGTCCCGGTGACCTCCGTGGATGCCCCCTCATCGTGGGATATCGAGGAGGGCCCGCCCAAAAGTGGTGTCGGTAGTAATTTTCACCCTAACTTCCTGATCAGCTTGACAGCTCCAAAGCCCCTTGTCAAACACTTCAAGGGCCGTCACTTCATTGGAGGACG CTTCGTCACACCCGCAATCGCAGCAAAATATGACTTTGACGTTCCCGAGTACGAAGGGCTCGATCaagttgtcgaggttggacCCAGCGGTCAAAAGCTCTAA
- a CDS encoding hypothetical protein (COG:E; EggNog:ENOG503NWRV) produces MTGYSTVDSFVPGGSTAAMTQHRRTRSPKLGGGNASMMSSNINLLNTIVGAGTLAMPGAMSHFGVLWGALLIVWCGLTSAFGLYLQSRCARYLDRGTSSFFALSQITYPNAAVVFDAAIAIKCFGVGVSYMIIIGDLMPGVAEAFGSVDSGLPFLADRKFWITVFFLVFIIPLSFPKKLDSLKYTSIVALLSIGYLVILVVYHFGADEVPNNRDIRWVTWEGPTAALRSLPVMIFAYTCHQNMFSIVNEIKDNSPASIVGVIGSSIGSAASIYVLVAITGYLTFGNEVKGNIVSMYPPSIASTIAKAAIVILVTFSIPLQIHPCRASIDAVLRWRPGSSRPSGGGTGSQPLLPSGGAAGGGALDSHGAPVVAMSELRFALITSVILVLSYFTALSVETLDTVLAYVGSTGSTAISFILPGLFYYKISDPDSIFHQRLTKEDDDAEYSADDNDDDEESAAVTGSGLLDSVASLGSVISGRGGRRRSKKWRWDLEHLETGLIRKMALGLSIYGACVMVVCLAMNALFSAHH; encoded by the exons ATGACTGGGTATTCTACAGTGGATAGTTTTGTTCCTGGAGGTTCAACCGCTGCCATGACGCA ACATCGCCGTACACGGAGCCCCAAGTTGGGTGGAGGAAACGCCTCGATGATGAGCAGCAATATCAATCTGCTGAACACCATTGTGGGCGCCGGAACACTCGCCATGCCCGGCGCCATGTCGCATTTTGGTGTACTATGGGGAGCGCTGTTAATTGTGTGGTGCGGCTTGACATCGGCGTTTGGCTTGTACCTCCAGTCACGATGCGCACGTTACCTCGATCGGGGAACTTCGTCCTTCTTTGCGCTCTCGCAGATCACGTATCCCAACGCCGCCGTGGTGTTTGatgccgccatcgccatcaagtGCTTTGGAGTTGGTGTTTCGTACATGATCATCATCGGAGACCTGATGCCCGGCGTTGCCGAGGCCTTTGGGAGTGTCGACAGTGGGCTGCCCTTCCTCGCGGACCGGAAGTTCTGGATAACTGTCTTTTTCTTGGTTTTTATCATACCGCTCAGCTTCCCCAAAAAGCTAGACTCGCTCAAGTACACCAGCATTGTTGCCTTGCTTTCGATTGGGTACTTGGTCATTCTGGTCGTGTACCACTTTGGCGCTGATGAGGTACCAAACAATCGGGACATTCGTTGGGTCACCTGGGAGGGCCCAACAGCTGCGCTGAGGAGCCTACCAGTCATGATCTTTGCCTACACTTGCCACCAGAAT ATGTTTTCTATCGTGAACGAGATCAAGGACAATTCCCCCGCCAGTATCGTTGGCGTCATTGGATCCAGCATCGGATCTGCTGCCTCCATCTACGTCCTGGTCGCCATTACCGGCTACCTTACCTTTGGCAACGAGGTCAAGGGCAACATCGTCAGCATGTACCCGCCCTCGATTGcttccaccatcgccaaggcCGCTATTGTCATTCTCGTCACCTTCAGCATTCCTCTCCAAATCCACCCGTGCCGTGCCTCGATCGACGCGGTACTGCGCTGGCGTCCCGGAAGTTCGCGTCCATCGGGCGGCGGAACCGGAAgccagcctcttcttccctcagGAGGAGCTGCCGGCGGTGGCGCCCTGGATAGCCACGGGGCACCTGTGGTTGCCATGTCGGAGCTTCGCTTTGCCCTCATTACCAGCGTCATTCTGGTGCTTAGCTATTTCACCGCGCTCAGCGTCGAGACGCTGGACACTGTGTTGGCCTATGTCGGTAGCACAGGCTCGACGGCCATCTCGTTCATCCTGCCGGGGTTATTTTACTACAAGATTAGCGATCCGGATAGTATCTTTCACCAGCGTTTGACcaaggaggacgacgatgctGAGTATTCTGCCgatgacaacgacgacgacgaagagagTGCTGCGGTCACTGGATCTGGTTTGTTGGACAGTGTTGCCAGCTTGGGGAGCGTGATCAGCGGACGCGGTGGCAGGAGGAGATCCAAGAAGTGGAGGTGGGATTTGGAGCACTTGGAGACGGGGCTGATTCGCAAGATGGCTCTGGGTCTTTCGATTTACGGTGCCTGCGTCATGGTTGTTTGCCTGGCGATGAATGCACTCTTCAGCGCCCATCATTAA
- a CDS encoding hypothetical protein (EggNog:ENOG503PH7R), translating to MCTEHTTGNCPACGKDYLVFVEFCKDYHPPLVTCPNGTTIVRVEMEEGGCPSPVCPNSRNGGCAVM from the coding sequence ATGTGCACTGAGCACACGACCGGTAACTGCCCAGCCTGCGGGAAGGATTACCTGGTCTTCGTCGAGTTTTGCAAAGACTACCACCCACCGTTGGTGACTTGTcccaacggcaccaccatcGTTCGTGTTGAAATGGAAGAGGGCGGCTGTCCGAGTCCTGTCTGCCCCAACAGTCGGAACGGAGGTTGTGCCGTCATGTAG
- the SHO1 gene encoding Transmembrane osmosensor (COG:U; EggNog:ENOG503NYIA) — protein MPNYGSLHSPSLRKMEQSRIQYGRKRLSLGNIIGDPFALATISIAFLAWIISFFGSLFAHINQPPNISGVNNSFPLYTWWAVVFYFFLVVGVFIVVASDSVQTYHVAIVGYLGCGLVLSTSAVHGLIYSNIGSREAAAAGMILLAMVTIVWIFYFGSAPSAVPRAYIDSFALAKESSTNRQTMNTGYGIGRPETSTSVQPPQMYTAQLNGLENPSPVGGMQSSGMRNSAVPPPFQSTLGQKSNGLPGSSDGDIAPPTEYPYRAKAIYSYEANPEDANEISFQKHEILEVSDVSGRWWQARKENGDTGIAPSNYLILL, from the exons ATGCCCAACTACGGCTCACTACACTCGCCATCGCTCAGGAAAATGGAACAGTCCAGAATTCAGTACGGGCGGAAGCGCCTAAGCCTTGGGAATATCATCGGTGACCCATTTGCCTTGGCCACCATCTCCATTGCTTTT CTTGCCTGGATCATTTCCTTCTTCGGTTCCTTGTTTGCCCACATCAATCAGCCACCAAATATCTCCGGAGTCAACAACTCCTTTCCCCTGTATACGTGGTGGGCTGTTGTGTTctacttcttcctcgtcgtcggcgtttTCATCGTTGTCGCTTCGGACAGCGTTCAGACCTACCATGTCGCCATTGTCGGATACCTCGGTTGCGGGCTTGTGCTGTCCACATCAGCAGTCCATGGCTTGATCTACTCCAACATTGGCTCTCGTGAGGCGGCTGCCGCCGGCATGATCCTGCTGGCCATGGTCACCATTGTCTGGATCTTCTACTTTGGTTCGGCCCCGTCGGCAGTGCCACGCGCTTACATTGACTCCTTTGCGCTCGCCAAGGAGTCATCCACCAACCGACAGACGATGAACACCGGTTACGGCATTGGCCGCCCCGAGACATCAACCTCAGTCCAGCCCCCACAGATGTACACAGCTCAGCTTAACGGTCTCGAGAACCCATCGCCTGTAGGAGGCATGCAGTCGTCTGGCATGCGCAACTCTGCTGTCCCCCCGCCTTTCCAGTCAACACTTGGTCAAAAGTCCAACGGCTTGCCAGGAAGCTCCGATGGGGACATTGCTCCTCCCACCGAATACCCATACCGTGCCAAGGCCATCTACAGCTACGAGGCCAATCCCGAGGACGCCAATGAGATTTCATTCCAGAAGCACGAAATTCTCGAAGTCAGCGATGTCAGCGGCAGGTGGTGGCAAGCGAGGAAAGAGAATGGCGATACGGGTATTGCGCCAAGTAACTACCTCATTCTGTTATAG
- the SPC19 gene encoding DASH complex subunit spc19 (COG:S; EggNog:ENOG503P35N), producing MAYQSYQQRQPSYASCVTSLRTSLSYLQSSVSTLDAGISDFPRLTSLLKTVRHYELIPQPTLAAAEASLRDEIGPFISLLLDRAEKNIDRQARRIETLKARAELNAGRLSHYTSEGASSAQQERQRRQQEREREKKLRAARSGRLDGSAALRAKVVAQRKEALKYSVERLEMEVQQKERELRKRLERH from the coding sequence atggCCTACCAATCCTACCAGCAACGACAACCCTCCTACGCTTCGTGCGTTACCTCACTCCGaacctccctctcctacCTTCAATCCTCCGTCTCCACCCTCGACGCTGGCATCTCCGACTTTCCCCGCCTAACATCCCTCCTCAAGACCGTCCGCCACTACGAACTCATCCCCCAGCCCACCCTGGCCGCCGCGGAAGCCTCTCTCCGCGATGAGATCGGACCCTTCATCTCGCTGCTTCTCGACCGCGCCGAAAAGAACATTGATCGCCAAGCAAGAAGGATAGAAACGCTCAAAGCCAGAGCCGAGCTAAACGCCGGGAGACTGTCGCACTACACTTCCGAGGGTGCCAGCTCCGCCCAGCAGGAAAGACAGAGGCGTCAGCAGGAGAGAGAGCGggagaagaagttgagggCAGCACGATCGGGCAGGTTGGATGGGTCAGCGGCGCTGAGGGCCAAGGTGGTGGCGCAGAGGAAGGAAGCGCTCAAGTACAgcgtggagaggttggaaaTGGAGGTGcagcagaaggagagggagctgaggaagaggcttGAGAGACATTGA
- the MRPS16 gene encoding 37S ribosomal protein S16, mitochondrial (BUSCO:EOG092652YI; EggNog:ENOG503P541; COG:J), giving the protein MVEFKVWGDLLLCIVEDRVEREQWEGEENPGGETKRSKTGKPPRRAHVTAGGWGNACAHAPPQHLHPFGARTPRLPSQNFWSFLRFHSLERESASRRRGHRQNLTTTAATTDSVLRAPDRTRPAQPRNMVVKIRLARFGRTNSPFYNIVVAHARTARNSRPLEVIGTYDPIPKKDTYDESGRLHKDIKLDISRAQYWIGVGAQPTETATRLLSMVGIVDPKYQKTPPRKSTPKKEKAAPAEA; this is encoded by the exons ATGGTCGAGTTCAAGGTGTGGGGCGACCTCTTGCTGTGTATAGTCGAAGACCGAGTGGAGAGAGAGcagtgggagggggaggaaaatCCGGGgggagaaacaaaaagaagcaagaCAG GTAAACCACCCAGAAGAGCTCATGTTACAGCCGGAGGGTGGGGCAATGCATGCGCCCACGCACCACCTCAGCACCTGCACCCATTTGGCGCACGGACCCCAAGACTGCCCAGCCAGAATTTTTGGAGCTTTCTCCGGTTCCACTCACTCGAGCGAGAGAGCGCATCCCGCCGGAGAGGCCATCGCCAAAACCTTACGACGACCGCAGCAACCACCGACTCCGTACTCCGTGCCCCGGATCGCACCCGCCCAGCTCAACCCCGCAACATGGTCGTCAAAATCCGTCTCGCCCGCTTCGGGCGCACCAACTCGCCCTTTTACAACATTGTGGTAGCCCATGCCAG GACGGCCCGCAACTCCCGGCCCCTCGAGGTGATCGGCACCTACgaccccatccccaagaaGGACACCTACGACGAGTCAGGGAGGCTGCACAAGGACATCAAGCTCGACATATCGAGGGCGCAATACTGGATTGGTGTGGGGGCACAGCCGACAGAGACAGCGACCAGATTGTTGAGTATG GTGGGAATCGTGGACCCTAAATACCAGAAGACGCCACCAAGGAAGTCGACaccaaaaaaggaaaaggcggcCCCGGCGGAGGCATGA
- a CDS encoding hypothetical protein (EggNog:ENOG503P5V6; COG:S) has protein sequence MDDTLDKTTLSTIELLEARLLRIEHILYGPTTASAQPPSESASTSLAELEQRFSLLLRHMRVYAEILKIYNYQPSFFQPPPSNPNAPSENTPPIDLSPEAVRATVLSYASQFPSTASALTAVTSDTPIPDAKLSAELASLLPKMKGIQATQMAQEAEIAELRARSERVVKAWYEGGVLRYGRFVADHEGRLEKVERGLRRIEKEREEPPL, from the exons ATGGACGACACGCTGGACAAGACAACGCTGTCGACGATTGAGCTGCTCGAAGCTCGTCTGTTGCGCATTGAACACATTCTCTACGGCCCCACGACAGCTTCagcccaaccaccatccgaGTCAGCATCCACGTCTCTGGCTGAGCTCGAACAGCGGTTTTCTCTCCTCCTTCGACACATGCGTGTTTACGCCGAGATCCTCAAGATCT ACAACTACCAGCCCTCTTTcttccaaccaccaccgtccaATCCCAATGCTCCTTCAGAAAACACACCACCGATCGATCTATCCCCGGAAGCGGTTCGAGCGACTGTGCTATCGTATGCGTCTCAGTTCCCGTCAACAGCGTCAGCCCTGACTGCAGTGACATCCGACACGCCCATCCCCGACGCGAAACTGAGTGCCGAGCTGGCCTCCTTACTGCCCAAGATGAAGGGTATTCAAGCAACACAGATGGCGCAGGAGGCTGAGATCGCTGAGCTGCGGGCAAGGAGCGAACGAGTAGTCAAGGCATGGTATGAAGGGGGCGTTTTGAGGTACGGCCGCTTCGTGGCTGATCACGAGGGGAGATTGGAAAAGGTGGAAAGAGGTCTGCGGAGGATcgagaaggaaagggaggaacCGCCGCTTTGA